A section of the Acanthochromis polyacanthus isolate Apoly-LR-REF ecotype Palm Island chromosome 13, KAUST_Apoly_ChrSc, whole genome shotgun sequence genome encodes:
- the LOC110956975 gene encoding C-X-C chemokine receptor type 5 isoform X1 translates to MALPKTYTVFEDFSEDAGNLTDYIDEYDTICAEEELSLQGFYAVFPAVLYSVIFLLGVTGNGLMITILLSRWRQLRITEIYLLHLALADLMLLFMLPFEVVQSITGWVFGGFFCMLSGVLTNLSTLCGSLLLACIGFDRYLAIVHAIRSMQSRRPRVVHLTCTVLWFLCLGLSAPNAVFLSVARADINSSQLSCYYHRYGVSGHDWVVTNRFFHLVCFFVPLASMSYCYTALIITLCKSQKSQAKKGAIRLALLVTIVFCVCWLPYNISSLVQTLVDFEVLRLVSCDFFTSLPPVLFVTRCLGISHCCLNPFLYAFVGVRFRNELLHLLCRLGCSRICLPFIRAQGHSRPSVSDGVTTNSTVYN, encoded by the coding sequence gattttagcGAAGATGCTGGGAACTTAACTGACTACATTGATGAGTACGACACCATCTGTGCCGAGGAGGAGCTCAGCCTGCAGGGCTTCTACGCCGTGTTCCCGGCTGTCCTCTACAGCGTGATCTTCCTGCTGGGCGTGACGGGGAACGGCCTGATGATAACTATCCTCCTGTCCCGCTGGCGTCAGCTGCGCATCACAGAGATCTACCTGCTGCACCTCGCCCTGGCTGACCTCATGCTCCTGTTCATGCTGCCTTTTGAAGTAGTCCAGAGCATCACCGGCTGGGTGTTCGGGGGGTTTTTCTGCATGCTCTCGGGTGTGTTAACGAATCTGAGCACCCTCTGTGGGAGTTTACTTCTAGCTTGCATTGGATTTGATCGGTATTTGGCCATTGTTCACGCCATCCGGAGTATGCAAAGTCGGCGTCCCAGAGTTGTGCACCTGACATGCACTGTGCTTTGGTTTCTCTGCTTGGGTTTATCAGCACCGAATgctgtgtttctttctgtggcACGAGCAGACATAAACTCCTCTCAGCTCTCCTGCTATTATCATCGCTACGGTGTAAGCGGACATGACTGGGTTGTGACCAACAGATTTTTCCATCTCGTGTGCTTTTTTGTGCCTCTGGCTTCCATGAGCTACTGCTACACAGCCCTCATAATCACTTTGTGCAAGAGTCAGAAAAGCCAAGCCAAGAAAGGAGCCATTCGACTGGCTCTACTCGTCACGATTGTGTTTTGCGTCTGTTGGCTGCCATACAACATCAGCTCACTGGTGCAAACCTTGGTAGACTTTGAGGTTCTTAGGCTTGTCAGCTGTGACTTTTTCACCTCACTTCCACCGGTCCTTTTTGTGACACGTTGTCTGGGTATCTCACACTGCTGCCTGAACCCTTTCTTGTACGCCTTTGTCGGGGTTCGGTTTCGCAACGAGCTGCTACACTTGCTTTGCAGACTGGGCTGCAGCCGCATTTGTCTGCCTTTCATCAGAGCTCAGGGTCACAGCCGACCGTCTGTTTCTGACGGCGTGACGACCAACAGCACCGTCTACAACTGA
- the LOC110956975 gene encoding C-X-C chemokine receptor type 5 isoform X2 — protein MDVDFSEDAGNLTDYIDEYDTICAEEELSLQGFYAVFPAVLYSVIFLLGVTGNGLMITILLSRWRQLRITEIYLLHLALADLMLLFMLPFEVVQSITGWVFGGFFCMLSGVLTNLSTLCGSLLLACIGFDRYLAIVHAIRSMQSRRPRVVHLTCTVLWFLCLGLSAPNAVFLSVARADINSSQLSCYYHRYGVSGHDWVVTNRFFHLVCFFVPLASMSYCYTALIITLCKSQKSQAKKGAIRLALLVTIVFCVCWLPYNISSLVQTLVDFEVLRLVSCDFFTSLPPVLFVTRCLGISHCCLNPFLYAFVGVRFRNELLHLLCRLGCSRICLPFIRAQGHSRPSVSDGVTTNSTVYN, from the coding sequence gattttagcGAAGATGCTGGGAACTTAACTGACTACATTGATGAGTACGACACCATCTGTGCCGAGGAGGAGCTCAGCCTGCAGGGCTTCTACGCCGTGTTCCCGGCTGTCCTCTACAGCGTGATCTTCCTGCTGGGCGTGACGGGGAACGGCCTGATGATAACTATCCTCCTGTCCCGCTGGCGTCAGCTGCGCATCACAGAGATCTACCTGCTGCACCTCGCCCTGGCTGACCTCATGCTCCTGTTCATGCTGCCTTTTGAAGTAGTCCAGAGCATCACCGGCTGGGTGTTCGGGGGGTTTTTCTGCATGCTCTCGGGTGTGTTAACGAATCTGAGCACCCTCTGTGGGAGTTTACTTCTAGCTTGCATTGGATTTGATCGGTATTTGGCCATTGTTCACGCCATCCGGAGTATGCAAAGTCGGCGTCCCAGAGTTGTGCACCTGACATGCACTGTGCTTTGGTTTCTCTGCTTGGGTTTATCAGCACCGAATgctgtgtttctttctgtggcACGAGCAGACATAAACTCCTCTCAGCTCTCCTGCTATTATCATCGCTACGGTGTAAGCGGACATGACTGGGTTGTGACCAACAGATTTTTCCATCTCGTGTGCTTTTTTGTGCCTCTGGCTTCCATGAGCTACTGCTACACAGCCCTCATAATCACTTTGTGCAAGAGTCAGAAAAGCCAAGCCAAGAAAGGAGCCATTCGACTGGCTCTACTCGTCACGATTGTGTTTTGCGTCTGTTGGCTGCCATACAACATCAGCTCACTGGTGCAAACCTTGGTAGACTTTGAGGTTCTTAGGCTTGTCAGCTGTGACTTTTTCACCTCACTTCCACCGGTCCTTTTTGTGACACGTTGTCTGGGTATCTCACACTGCTGCCTGAACCCTTTCTTGTACGCCTTTGTCGGGGTTCGGTTTCGCAACGAGCTGCTACACTTGCTTTGCAGACTGGGCTGCAGCCGCATTTGTCTGCCTTTCATCAGAGCTCAGGGTCACAGCCGACCGTCTGTTTCTGACGGCGTGACGACCAACAGCACCGTCTACAACTGA
- the bcl9l gene encoding B-cell CLL/lymphoma 9-like protein: MHPDNKLANHGKQVSSDGRSQIPGVNQQQQQQGAAAHLGSKGVGAGSHGVKTNQISLGNPGLKAVSQSVSSVGGMLKTKSKRERSVSIDSGESRNAIPPVLEADAKGEGVMRSKRRCVLEKKQPYSGDEWCSGPDTEEDEDKPHTAAHRERGLAGPIQGISDRLSAGPMSEPVGPVMGCGVGPGIKPEPPQPSQQVVYVFTTSLANSAAEAVMKGQTDSILLFHQQNVPHSKLEQGHPSGKLPNLPEKVNSSSSPPTGTPKSQSGTPRPASAGVGGPLHPAGTPSSAGHSDNESSQTRPGGASSNNSIVPCRSDGGSTATPAGPEPGSGDGEGAGSMPLPVATVSPSGSPSILSAHLQSDTIQRSGPGNTDGLSKEQLEHRERSLQTLRDIERLLLRSGAGGGPADPGGSNNSAPNNSSNLNNSNNTDRSGILEDSDNGTNNSGNCSSGNLLSSALAPMGGMKKYEEPLQSMISQTQSLGGPALDSPQMDSHHNLPQHPHHQLSPPGDDMVQLLGPEGLTPEQMAWRKLQEEYYQEKRRQQEIQPPTHPQHFRMMSEMGMHGGPMMMRGPPPPYHSKPGDQQWGPSNMMAGGMGGNARMMDMHQEGPRGPRFMGPMQRGQPGGGGFPGSPGPVLSMESLGPQRPTRPGMIWLDDMPNNISGGGPFHGCYPGGPPQHLQGDPEHLLTREEMFRIIEKRHMQGVSRFELDRLAKQQQQGNLGSRIMENLGGPDFPNLGMGRGPPNVRGDPMDFPASREIMGSPGGGPQMRDLVDSPLGGNLPMNMNPQMNVQQQMMLSQKLRGGHSGGGPLGEMFGAGEISRIRASQNGRGGNKGMVPGPDGHFQFSNQGPFSGGQVEGPYLQQPGPEMFGPDQQGPNQMGGTSRLSHMPMSGGLRGADLGPRHPSDLSVNVNPLTSPSVPPPHQLKSPSLNQEPSPLLPSPSAPGLKSPSQMSSAGHHPPLPPASGAGTPSSSSMKSPQVMGSSNLGLHSPSASPGRLKSPAMAVGSPGWTSPKTALPSPGGPTGGKVVGNGGSSSTETGQSLPPRSSNSTPISQPGSMNPSMPFTSSPDAPPSQNPLSLIMSQMSKYAMPSSTPLYHDAIKTIATSDDEMLPDRPLLSGVSIGGNMGNPQASQIMVSQGSIGPHSDPQSPMGIVSQGQQHLSHDASGPVLSSPNQMAMTAMNSAMMGGGAPDGMGPCNVSPISQNQMAGFPRMQPPSHGPMHSPIGGMSQNFSQSNEDILPHQQLHLLSKGHPHQRPSHPSDSFASLPMGDGPDLSEVIRPSHTGIPEFDLSRIIPSDKPSSTLQYFPKSEPHQNPHSGPPSQQPTPQQLLKQLSSSGPPHSSGPSSNPHLASLQNMMAEQQLPPHPSHGGIRQSMGIPQGGSRGMVSGGGMGPMCGPGHMMGRTGLVSQQQLQQQQVMMANSLLHHPSNPYPGMMPSQQHPHNLMAQQNIMMMQAKQRSMSIPGEPFGPQGPLMSPQGPMMGPPHPQSGMMGPQSLRQRGMSLDSPIGYGPGGMANMPF; this comes from the exons ATGCACCCAGACAATAAACTGGCCAATCATGGCAAGCAGGTCAGCAGCGACGGCCGATCCCAGATACCCGGCgtgaaccagcagcagcagcagcagggagctGCCGCCCACTTGGGTTCAAAGGGGGTCGGTGCTGGGAGCCATGGAGTCAAAACCAACCAGATTTCCCTCGGCAACCCCGGGCTGAAGGCCGTCAGCCAATCAGTGAGCAGCGTCGGGGGGATGCTGAAAACCAAATCCAAACGGGAGCGGAGTGTCTCCATAGATTCTGGTGAATCAAGAAATGCCATTCCTCCAGTCCTGGAGGCAGATGCCAAAGGAG AGGGTGTGATGCGCAGTAAGCGGCGTTGTGTTCTGGAGAAGAAACAGCCATATAGTGGAGATGAATGGTGCTCTGGACCTGACACAGAGGAGGACGAAGACAAGCCGCACACTGCAGCCCACC GGGAGCGAGGGCTGGCAGGTCCTATCCAGGGAATCTCCGATCGCCTGTCTGCTGGACCTATGTCTGAACCAGTGGGCCCGGTTATGGGATGTGGAGTGGGTCCAGGGATAAAACCAGAGCCACCTCAGCCTTCACAGCAAGTGGTGTATGTTTTCACAACCAGCCTAGCCAACAG TGCTGCAGAGGCTGTAATGAAAGGGCAGACTGATTCCATCCTCCTCTTTCACCAGCAAAATGTTCCACACTCCAAGTTGGAGCAG GGCCACCCATCAGGGAAGCTTCCTAACCTGCCTGAGAAGGTAAACTCCAGCAGCTCTCCACCCACTGGCACCCCTAAATCTCAAAGTGGAACTCCACGTCCGGCTTCTGCAGGAGTTGGGGGTCCGCTGCATCCTGCAGGCACGCCATCATCAGCAGGACACTCTGATAATGAATCCTCTCAGACCAGACCTGGCGGAGCTTCCAGCAATAACAGCATCGTCCCCTGCAGGTCAGATGGAGGGAGCACAGCCACGCCTGCAGGCCCAGAACCAGGGTCTGGAGATGGGGAAGGTGCGGGCAGCATGCCTCTTCCTGTTGCTACTGTTTCTCCCTCTGGAAgtccctccatcctctctgcACACCTACAGAGTGATACAATCCAGAGGAGTGGCCCAGGGAACACAGATGGCCTTTCCAAAGAACAGCTGGAACACAGGGAGCGCTCTTTACAAACGCTCAGAGACATTGAGAGGCTGCTTCTGCGCAGCGGAGCTGGTGGAGGTCCTGCAGACCCAGGAGGCTCCAACAACAGCGCTCCCAATAACTCATCCAATCTAAATAATAGCAACAATACTGATAGGAGTGGTATTCTGGAGGACAGTGATAATGGTACTAATAACTCTGGAAATTGCAGTAGTGGTAATTTGTTATCATCTGCTTTGGCCCCAATGGGAGGGATGAAGAAGTATGAAGAACCCCTCCAGTCTATGATTTCCCAAACACAATCGCTTGGTGGACCTGCCCTGGACAGCCCTCAAATGGACTCTCACCATAACCTACCGCAACACCCCCATCACCAGCTGTCTCCACCTGGGGACGACATGGTTCAGTTACTGGGACCAGAAGGGCTGACCCCAGAGCAGATGGCCTGGAGGAAACTTCAAGAAGAATATTACCAGGAGAAGAGGCGGCAGCAGGAAATACAGCCGCCTACACATCCCCAGCACTTTAGAATGATGTCTGAGATGGGCATGCATGGAGGCCCCATGATGATGAGAGGACCCCCTCCTCCCTACCACAGCAAGCCTGGAGACCAGCAGTGGGGTCCTTCCAATATGATGGCTGGAGGAATGGGTGGAAATGCACGAATGATGGACATGCACCAAGAAGGACCCCGTGGCCCAAGGTTCATGGGGCCGATGCAGAGAGGGCAGCCTGGGGGAGGGGGTTTTCCTGGTAGTCCAGGGCCGGTTTTATCAATGGAAAGCCTAGGACCTCAAAGGCCCACCCGCCCAGGTATGATTTGGTTAGATGATATGCCCAACAACATCAGTGGTGGAGGTCCTTTTCATGGCTGCTACCCTGGTGGACCTCCTCAACACTTGCAAGGTGACCCAGAGCATTTGTTGACACGTGAGGAAATGTTTCGCATCATAGAGAAACGGCACATGCAGGGTGTTTCCAGGTTTGAACTTGACAGATTAGctaaacagcagcaacaaggaAACCTTGGCTCAAGAATTATGGAAAATCTAGGAGGTCCAGACTTTCCCAATTTAGGAATGGGCCGGGGTCCGCCCAACGTTCGAGGTGATCCTATGGACTTTCCTGCTTCACGGGAGATCATGGGTTCTCCTGGAGGGGGTCCTCAGATGAGAGACTTGGTGGATTCTCCTCTGGGGGGCAACCTCCCAATGAACATGAACCCACAGATGAATGTTCAGCAGCAGATGATGTTGTCCCAGAAGCTCCGAGGGGGTCATTCAGGAGGGGGACCTTTAGGTGAGATGTTTGGCGCTGGAGAGATTTCACGAATCAGGGCTTCACAGAATGGAAGAGGAGGAAATAAGGGAATGGTGCCAGGACCTGATGGCCACTTCCAGTTTTCCAATCAAGGTCCCTTCTCTGGAGGGCAGGTGGAAGGACCCTACCTTCAACAACCTGGTCCTGAGATGTTTGGGCCTGACCAGCAAGGTCCTAATCAAATGGGAGGTACATCACGGCTTAGTCATATGCCGATGAGCGGAGGCCTTAGGGGAGCAGACCTCGGTCCGCGGCACCCCTCTGACCTGTCAGTCAATGTGAACCCCCTGACCTCTCCTTCAGTGCCTCCTCCTCATCAGCTCAAGTCTCCATCCCTCAACCAAGAGCCATCTCCTCTTCTACCTTCCCCTTCGGCTCCAGGACTTAAGTCCCCGTCACAGATGTCCTCTGCTGGGCATCACCCTCCTCTTCCCCCTGCATCTGGTGCTGGaactccttcctcttcttccatgAAGTCTCCCCAGGTAATGGGGTCTTCCAACCTTGGATTGCACTCTCCGTCTGCATCTCCTGGACGACTCAAGTCCCCGGCCATGGCTGTGGGCTCTCCAGGGTGGACGTCTCCGAAAACAGCTCTTCCAAGTCCAGGTGGTCCAACCGGTGGGAAGGTAGTGGGCAACGGAGGAAGTAGCTCCACTGAGACAG GCCAATCACTTCCTCCCAGGAGTTCCAACTCTACCCCCATTAGCCAGCCAGGCTCAATGAATCCTAGTATGCCATTTACTTCCTCTCCCGATGCCCCACCATCTCAGAATCCTTTATCTCTGATCATGTCTCAGATGTCCAAGTATGCCATGCCCAGCTCTACTCCTCTCTACCATGATGCAATCAAAACAATCGCCACTTCCGACGATGAGATGCTGCCAGATCGGCCTCTTCTATCTGGTGTCAGCATTGGAG GAAACATGGGGAATCCCCAGGCATCACAGATCATGGTCTCCCAGGGATCCATCGGGCCCCACAGTGATCCACAAAGCCCGATGGGTATTGTAAGCCAAGGTCAGCAGCACCTGTCCCATGACGCCTCGGGACCTGTGCTTTCTTCCCCAAACCAAATGGCCATGACTGCCATGAATTCTGCCATGATGGGAGGAGGAGCACCTGACGGCATGGGGCCCTGCAACGTTTCACCAATATCTCAGAACCAGATGGCGGGTTTTCCTCGCATGCAGCCGCCGTCACACGGGCCCATGCACTCGCCTATTGGAGGAATGTCACAGAATTTCTCTCAGTCCAATGAGGATATTCTGCCACATCAGCAGCTGCACCTGCTCAGCAAAGGCCATCCTCACCAACGTCCCTCTCACCCATCAGACTCATTTGCCTCTCTTCCTATGGGAGATGGGCCGGATCTGAGTGAAGTCATACGACCCAGTCACACAGGGATCCCGGAGTTTGATCTCTCCCGCATCATTCCTTCTGATAAGCCCAGTAGCACTCTTCAGTACTTCCCGAAGAGTGAGCCACATCAGAATCCACACTCGGGGCCACCATCCCAGCAGCCTACTCCACAGCAGCTGCTCAAACAGCTGTCTTCTTCTGGCCCTCCGCACAGCAGCGGCCCTTCATCCAACCCCCATTTAGCGAGCCTACAGAACATGATGGCCGAACAGCAGCTGCCACCTCACCCCTCACACGGTGGAATACGCCAAAGCATGGGCATTCCTCAGGGGGGCTCCAGGGGTATGGTGTCTGGTGGAGGCATGGGCCCCATGTGCGGCCCTGGACACATGATGGGAAGGACAGGACTGGTGTCCCAGCAGCAACTCCAGCAACAGCAAGTCATGATGGCCAACAGCCTCCTCCACCATCCTTCCAACCCATACCCCGGCATGATGCCCTCCCAGCAGCACCCACACAATCTGATGGCACAGCAGAATATCATGATGATGCAGGCTAAACAGCGAAGCATGTCGATTCCAGGGGAACCTTTCGGACCCCAGGGCCCTCTAATGTCCCCTCAGGGTCCCATGATGGGCCCTCCACACCCACAGTCTGGTATGATGGGCCCACAGTCTCTCAGACAGCGGGGAATGTCTCTGGACAGTCCCATTGGCTATGGCCCCGGCGGTATGGCCAATATGCCATTCTGA